One Leopardus geoffroyi isolate Oge1 chromosome C1, O.geoffroyi_Oge1_pat1.0, whole genome shotgun sequence DNA segment encodes these proteins:
- the LOC123599532 gene encoding forkhead box protein D1 yields the protein MAAPASDSGGGGGERSPTSSPGSSTGAGVAAAGARDGGDAAARSAAVTVPGLPPLEDYECKICYNYFDADRRAPKLLACLHTFCQECLSQLQLRAAAAAASASAAPERPLRPPPWHGPPGAIACPVCRHRTPLPDSRVHGLPNNTKLAEAFPLALRAAHDPLPQDRLPPLPARRAAPAAAALPPAPAPAPPPPPAEDAAREPRARAGLRAPGAYESCQNCKRAALTAGCVCVVFSFLSMVVLLFTGLIFVNHYGGGGGGGGGAPPGGGAPPGAAPAAGSPSPVGPICLSVASILALFSVVVTWVICWLKYRPEGAAAGSAGGGGGGPRARAAAGGGARRSDT from the coding sequence ATGGCAGCGCCGGCGAGCgacagcggcggcggcggcggcgagcggAGCCCAACCAGCAGCCCCGGGAGCTCGACAGGAGCCGGGGTCGCCGCGGCGGGAGCCCGGGACGGCGGGGACGCGGCCGCTCGGAGCGCCGCCGTGACCGTCCCCGGACTGCCTCCGCTCGAGGACTACGAGTGCAAAATCTGCTACAACTACTTCGACGCGGACCGGCGCGCGCCCAAGCTGCTGGCGTGCCTGCACACCTTCTGCCAGGAGTGCCTGAGCCAGCTGCAgctccgcgccgccgccgccgcagcctcTGCGAGCGCCGCTCCTGAGCGCCCGCTGCGCCCGCCGCCCTGGCACGGCCCGCCCGGCGCCATCGCGTGCCCCGTGTGCCGCCACCGCACGCCGCTGCCCGACAGCCGCGTGCACGGCCTGCCCAACAACACCAAGCTCGCCGAGGCCTTCCCTCTGGCCCTGCGCGCCGCGCACGACCCGCTGCCCCAGGACCGCCTCCCGCCGCTGCCCGcgcgccgcgccgcgcccgccgccgccgccctgccgcccgccccggccccggccccgccgccgccgcccgcggaGGACGCCGCTCGCGAGCCCCGCGCCCGCGCCGGCCTGCGCGCCCCGGGCGCCTACGAGAGCTGCCAGAACTGCAAGCGCGCCGCGCTCACCGCCGGCTGCGTGTGCGTcgtcttctccttcctctccatgGTGGTGCTGCTCTTCACCGGCCTCATCTTCGTCAACCActacggcggcggcggcggcggcggcgggggggcaCCTCCCGGCGGCGGGGCGCCCCCTGGCGCTGCCCCCGCTGCCGGGTCGCCCTCGCCCGTGGGGCCCATCTGTCTGTCGGTGGCCAGCATCCTGGCGCTCTTCTCGGTCGTCGTCACTTGGGTCATCTGCTGGCTCAAGTACCGGCCCGAGGGCGCGGCCGCTGGCtcggcggggggcggcgggggcggcccgAGGGCGCGGGCGGCGGCTGGCGGCGGCGCGCGGAGGAGCGACACGTAA